The sequence CTGGTGTTCGTTCAGGGTGTCGCTGGCTGGGGCTGACAGGATGTTGGTGGAAGAGACCACATCTGTAAAGACGATCGCAGCCATACCGCTGGCCCCTTCAGGAATCCAGGTGGGCAGGGTATTTTCGAGTCCATCCATAACATCAAAGATGTCTATTCAGACAGGTGTATAAGTTTAAACCATAGATACAGCCAATTCTATTTTGGTCCCAAATACTGATCTGGAGCGCCTTCTTAAACAAAAAGTTGTCTTCGCAACGGGGCATCAGGTTTTGTCATCCTGCTGCTTCAAGCTTTGCTTCATTGATGGCAGCAACAAGCACACTTCGATCTGCTGGAATTTCTGCCCATTTTTTGCTAATTTTCGCCACTAAGGATCGTGGATTTAATAACTCCGAGATTTTCAGCCCTCACCCCCAACCCCCAACCCCTCCCCCTCTCCCGCCGGGAGAGGGGGCAGGGGGGTGAGGGCAATCAGGAGTTTATCGGTGTTATTTAATTCTCATTCCTAAGTAATCGGGTGAGATTAATTATAAAAATGGGGGTCTGGGAGCATGCCCCCTTCACCCCTACACCTATCCTCGATTTAATTGTGCCGACCTACTTAAGTCGGTAGACCTAATTATTTGTAGGAGGGGTGGAGCGAAGCAAAACCCATGCAGGTGTTGGGCATCAATGTCCTGGTGCGGTTGAATCAGTTTTGCGTGAATGTTTTGCAGATGTTGTAGCAGATTGGTCAGGGGATTGAAGCAGGGTTGACCTAGACGATCGCCCCTGCCAACGTCGCAATGAGGCTAAGGTCGCATCCCTGGAATGTTCAGCCGAATTCGATAGATGCTGGTCTGGGCTGCCAGATAAAGGGTACGACCATCCTCATCCCCCCAAGCTAGATTGTGGGGATGCTCTGGACCCACGATCGTCCCCAGATGTTTGCCTTGGGGCGAGAGAATCCACAACCCGCCGGGACCGGAGACATAGAGGTTGCCCCGCTGATCCACCTTGATGCCATCAATGGCATCCTCGCCCGGTGCCTGGGTCATGTCATAGAAGACTCGTCCCCCAGACAGACTGCAATCCGGATTCACCGCGTACCGCATCACCACCTTGCGTTTTTCATCCCAGTTGCCGACGTACAGGTATTTCTCATCCGGCGAGAGGGCAATCCCATTGGGACCGCTTAACTCGCGGGTCAACAGTTTAAGCTGGCCCTGATGCAGGCAATAGACTCCACTGTAGGGTAATTCCTTGCGGGGGTCTTTAAACACCTGGGGTAGTCCAAATGGGGGGTCGGTGAAGAATAGCGCCCCGTCCGATCGATAGACCAGATCATTCGGACTGTTAAGCCGTTTTCCCTCATACCGATCGGCCAACACCGTCACGATCCCATTCTTCTCCAATCGGGTGACGCGCCGATTACCATGTTCGTTGATGGTGAGTCGTCCTTCCCGATCGAGGGTCAACCCATTCGAACCTGGTTGCTTGTATTCCCCAATATCAACACCGGCATAGCCGCTCTTGGTGCGGAACACCGATACCTGCCCGTCGGTGGACCAGCGGTAGATCGTGTTGGCATTTGGGTCACTGAATAGCAGGTAATTGCCCTCCTTCACCCAGACTGGACCTTCGGTAAACTGGAACCCGCTGGCCAGTTTTTCCAACTTGGCGTTTTTGGGCACGATCGCATCCAGGGCTGGATCTCGCCGGATCACGTTGACATCCTCAACCGTCTGAATTTTCCCAATCACAGCGGGTTTGTAAAAATCTAAGGTGGCTGAACGAATCCAGATGAAATTCTCCGGTGGACTGGAGAGGGGACCATTAGCTCCAAAGATGGCAATCTGGAAGGTTTGTCCGGGCCGAATGTTGCGGCCCAGGAGCAGACGATTGGGTGCATTAAAGCCCCGAATCAAGGAACCGCCACTCTGTCCCAACACCAGGGGCAACTGCCCATTCACCCAGACTTCAGCATAGTCATCCACCACAATTTCAAACACCACATCCGAACCTGTGGGATCAAAGTTGCCAATTTTGGCCGGAATCGTCAGGTTGAGGCGATACCAGTTGAAACAGAGCTTGCCGGTGCAACGACGTTGATCCAACGTATCAGGCTCGATCGCTTCCCAGGTGGAATCATCGAAGTTGGCAGTCCCGGCTTTGGGCGTGATGTCATAGGTTTTGTTCGGGGGACCAGATGGTTTACGATCGGGTCCCACACTGCGGAAATCCACCTCTGTCACTTTGGCATCGCTGTAGCGCCACTGCCCCTTGATCATCTGCACCCCTTCAGGGGTAGCCAGATTAACCACTGCTTCAGGATGAAGGGCAGGCACATTCTCGGTTGTTTGGGCTATGGCAGGACTACTTTGACAAGCAATCACGATCAGTAAACGAATGGCAAAAAACCTCAGAATTTGATGTTTCATAATCTCCTCCATTACAGAAGCAGGAATCAGGGTTAATTGGCTGAGGATTAGAGGGCGTTAGCTCCCGCGATCGCGATCTCCTCATCCTGCTGGGCACTGGCTGCACCACTCACCCCAACCGCACCGATGATCTGTCCTTCCACTTCAATCAACACGCCGCCTTGCAGGGGGGTGAAATCGGGCATGGCTACCAAGGAAATTCGACCATTTTTAATCGCATCCTCAAAAAACTTGGTGGGATGCTTGAAGCGAGCGGCGGTACGGGCTTTGCCAATGGAGACATTGGCAGCAGCCCCAAAGGTGTTATCCAGACGTTCCAGGGCGATCAGGTTGCCCCCTTCATCAACGACGGCGATCGCACCTCCAGGGGCGTTCTTCCGTCTAGCTTCGGCCACCGCCGCCGCAATAATCACCCGTGCACCTTCCAGCGTCAGAGCCTTGCGATTGACCACCCGCCCCTGGGAAGGGGTCGCCACGGGCTGCAGGGAGATCGCCTGAGCCTGCACCGCCGGGGCGATCGTGGACAGAATCAAAACGGTGGCCATGCTGTGAATGAGTCGTTTCATTGCAGTAATTCCTGTAGTTTCAAGGGATCAATATCAATTCATGGGGTTTCGGGGGCATCCCGATGGCTGCCCTATTCGGGGATGATAGTAACCCGCATCACCTGGTTAGTCTGAGCATAAGGAGCTTGAAGCATCACAGCTTGAATAGGGCCATTTTCAGCTACACCGGTATTGGGAGCAGACTGGCGAGGTCCCTGGGTGGGGCCGATTCCGGCTTCCTCATCCACTTCTGTGCCAGCATTCCAGAGCTGCACCTGGGTGGTCACATCCCCCTGAATGGGCTGACCACTGGTATCAAACAGGGCAATCCCAGATTCACGGGGGGCGTAGAACCAGTCGTTGGATTGGCCAAACATGGTGACGAAGAAGAGTTTTTGTCCTGGCGTCGCGGTTACCGTGAACTCAAACACCTGTCCCGGACGAATGCCACCGGCTTTGGTTGCACCTACAGCAGTGTTAAAGACGCCACTGGGCTGGCTGGCAAAGGACTGGGCCAGTTGGGTGGGATTGCCATCTTCCGCGATCGCCTCAATTCCCTGGCCTCGATCCTGCTCTCTAGCCTTAAACAGGGGCGTAGTCTGATTGGAAACCAGCCAAAAGCCGGGAGAAAAATCTAGGGTCCATTTTGTCCCATTGGAAGCAATAAATTCATCTTTGGTTGAGATGTTTTCGATCCGAACTTTGAAGCGAACCAACTTCCCCTGGGATAGGGAGGATTGGGCAGAGTTAGACTCAATTTGCTGCAGAATAGCGTTGTATCGTGTTGAGGATAAGCTATTTTGTGCGAGAATACGCGACCCGAATTGAGTACTAGTTTGATCCCTGGATGCAGAATTTCGTTGGGCTCTAGGAGCATAAATTGCGGCTATAGTGGCAAGATTTTGAGGGATTGTCGTTGTGGGGGCAGAGGGAACTCTGGGGGCGTAGAGGGTTGAGCCTGATTCTGCGGCCTGACCCACAGGGGTCAGCACTGTAGAGAGGAACAGGATCGATAAACTACCTAAAATCACGGGTTTCATAACTCAGTCTCCTGATAGTCAGTGAATAAAATTGATCTGCTGAACTGACTATCAGGATGCTGGAGAAAACTGAGACACCTTTGATGCGATTGTGAGCATTCCCTAAGAATCTGGCAAGAAATTTCCAAATTCATCCAAGCCCATGGTTTGTCGGCTTTCTTGAGCTTGAGCATGGCAGCATAGGGGCACTCGAACACGTCACGGCTCAGGCGTTCAGGCATTGTCTCCAACGGAGAATCGCCACTTTCTCAGGGTGGAAGCTTAACGGAAGCAGTGATCTCGACTGGAGATTATGGCCGGGAGAGTTGCCTTGATTGTATTGGCAGTTTTGGGATATATACCGTTGCAAAAAAAAGCGCCCTTTAGCGGGCGCTCAAGACTTAGCATTCATCAAAGACGCAAAAGGGAGAATCGGAATGGGAGGTTAGCTGGAAATTGTGGGGGCAGAGATTGCGATCGGTTGCCCTTCCCCTGCCGCCAAATCCAGCGGGAAGTTATGGGCGTTGCGCTCATGAATCACCTCAATCCCCAGGTTGGCCCGGTTCAGCATATCGGCCCAAGTGGGAATGGGCTTCCCTTGAGTATCCAGAATAGACTCATTGAAGTTGAACCCATTCAGGTTAAATGACATGGTGCTGATGCCAAGAGAGGCAAACCAGATCCCAATCACAGGCCAGGCAGCCAGGAAAAAGTGCAGCGCCCGGGAGTTATTGAAGGAAGCATATTGGAAGATCAGACGACCGAAGTAACCATGGGCCGCCACAATGTTGTAAGTCTCTTCCTCCTGACCAAATTTGTAGCCATGGTTGGCAGACTCCTCTTCAGTTGTCTCTCGGAGCAGGGAAGACGTAACCAGCGACCCGTGCATAGCAGAGAACAGGGCTCCTCCGAAAACCCCGATCACTCCCATCATGTGAAAGGGATGCATCAGGACATTGTGTTCTGCCGTAAACACAATCATGAAGTTGAAGGTGCCGGAAATCCCCAACATCAGACCGTCGGAAAAACTGCCCTGACCGATCGGGTAAATCAACAAGACTGCCGTCGCAGCCGAAGCAGGCGCGGAAAAGGCAACGGGAATCCAGGGGCGCATGCCCAGACGATAGCTGAGTTCCCACTGACGACCCATGTAAGCATAGACTGCAATCAGGAAGTGGAAAATGATCATCTCGTAGGGGCCACCGTTATAGAGCCACTCATCCAGAGAGGCGGCTTCCCAAATGGGATAGAGGTGCAATCCGATCGCATTGGAAGTCGGTACAACCGTAGCCGTGATGATGTTGTTGCCATACAGGAGGGACCCGGTAACAGGCTCACGGATGCCGTCGATATCGACTGGGGGAGCGGCAATGAAAGCCAGCACAAAGACGATCGTGGCGACCAGTGCGGTCGGAATGAGCAGCACTCCAAACCAGCCAATGTACAGTCGGTTCTCCGTACTGGTAATCCAGTTACAGAAGCGGTCCCACAGACTGTCGCGTCTGCGACGTTCCAAAATAGTGGTCATAAATCAAAAACCGTTATGAATGAAACAAAATGACAAGGAGGTGAATCACCTGCATTGTTATATAACTAAAAAGTTATATCGTTGTCAAGTATCTAGACTCCCATCATGGCGCTTCACAGATCTGTACAGTCCTAACCCTCTCCCTGGGCAAGCCTGCGGGCCATCCCAGGGGGCGATCGAGGACAAGGGATTTT is a genomic window of Leptolyngbya sp. 'hensonii' containing:
- a CDS encoding heme-binding protein; its protein translation is MKRLIHSMATVLILSTIAPAVQAQAISLQPVATPSQGRVVNRKALTLEGARVIIAAAVAEARRKNAPGGAIAVVDEGGNLIALERLDNTFGAAANVSIGKARTAARFKHPTKFFEDAIKNGRISLVAMPDFTPLQGGVLIEVEGQIIGAVGVSGAASAQQDEEIAIAGANAL
- a CDS encoding spondin domain-containing protein codes for the protein MKPVILGSLSILFLSTVLTPVGQAAESGSTLYAPRVPSAPTTTIPQNLATIAAIYAPRAQRNSASRDQTSTQFGSRILAQNSLSSTRYNAILQQIESNSAQSSLSQGKLVRFKVRIENISTKDEFIASNGTKWTLDFSPGFWLVSNQTTPLFKAREQDRGQGIEAIAEDGNPTQLAQSFASQPSGVFNTAVGATKAGGIRPGQVFEFTVTATPGQKLFFVTMFGQSNDWFYAPRESGIALFDTSGQPIQGDVTTQVQLWNAGTEVDEEAGIGPTQGPRQSAPNTGVAENGPIQAVMLQAPYAQTNQVMRVTIIPE
- a CDS encoding SMP-30/gluconolactonase/LRE family protein — encoded protein: MKHQILRFFAIRLLIVIACQSSPAIAQTTENVPALHPEAVVNLATPEGVQMIKGQWRYSDAKVTEVDFRSVGPDRKPSGPPNKTYDITPKAGTANFDDSTWEAIEPDTLDQRRCTGKLCFNWYRLNLTIPAKIGNFDPTGSDVVFEIVVDDYAEVWVNGQLPLVLGQSGGSLIRGFNAPNRLLLGRNIRPGQTFQIAIFGANGPLSSPPENFIWIRSATLDFYKPAVIGKIQTVEDVNVIRRDPALDAIVPKNAKLEKLASGFQFTEGPVWVKEGNYLLFSDPNANTIYRWSTDGQVSVFRTKSGYAGVDIGEYKQPGSNGLTLDREGRLTINEHGNRRVTRLEKNGIVTVLADRYEGKRLNSPNDLVYRSDGALFFTDPPFGLPQVFKDPRKELPYSGVYCLHQGQLKLLTRELSGPNGIALSPDEKYLYVGNWDEKRKVVMRYAVNPDCSLSGGRVFYDMTQAPGEDAIDGIKVDQRGNLYVSGPGGLWILSPQGKHLGTIVGPEHPHNLAWGDEDGRTLYLAAQTSIYRIRLNIPGMRP
- the psbA gene encoding photosystem II q(b) protein codes for the protein MTTILERRRRDSLWDRFCNWITSTENRLYIGWFGVLLIPTALVATIVFVLAFIAAPPVDIDGIREPVTGSLLYGNNIITATVVPTSNAIGLHLYPIWEAASLDEWLYNGGPYEMIIFHFLIAVYAYMGRQWELSYRLGMRPWIPVAFSAPASAATAVLLIYPIGQGSFSDGLMLGISGTFNFMIVFTAEHNVLMHPFHMMGVIGVFGGALFSAMHGSLVTSSLLRETTEEESANHGYKFGQEEETYNIVAAHGYFGRLIFQYASFNNSRALHFFLAAWPVIGIWFASLGISTMSFNLNGFNFNESILDTQGKPIPTWADMLNRANLGIEVIHERNAHNFPLDLAAGEGQPIAISAPTISS